The Proteiniphilum propionicum genome contains the following window.
GGATCGTTAAAATTGGCTACTGGTGGGTCGTTAAAAGCTATATGTCCGTTTTCTCCGATTCCCAGGCAAACGATATCCACAGGATTTTGCTCAAGTAAACCTGCGTACCTTTCGCATTCGGCTGAAGGGTCTTCAGCCAGCCCATTTATATAATGCACACTTTTAAAAGGAACTTTTTCAAAAATTCGTTTCCTCAAAAAATTCCCGAATCCCTGAGGAGCATCCTTTTCCAACCCGATGTACTCATCCATGTGAAAGGCATTGATCTTTTCCCACCGGATCCGTTTATCAGCTGTTAATTCCTTCATAAAATCGCTTTGCGATGGTGCAGCAGCGAATATCATATTTATTTCATCTTTCTCCCTGAGGAGTTTTTGAATGGTTTCAGATACATTGATGGCTGCCTCTTTTCCCATCTCTTCTCTTGTATGGAAGATTTTCACTCCCAGCACTTCTTTCGTGAATGTGATCACATCAGTGTTGATTTGTGTATATGACATTTCCTTCTAAAATTGTGTGTGAAACATTAATATTATTATCAAAAACAACTATATCGGCATCTTTTCCTTTCAGGATAGATCCTTTATGCTTATCAATCCGCATAATACGGGCTGGTGTTAGTGTCATCATTTTCACCGCTTCTACCAACGGCACTTCGGCTACTTCTGTCATTGTTCTTACCAGTCGGTCAGTAGTTGCAACACTTCCGGCAAAAGCGGTACGGTCTGGCAGCTTGGCTACGCCGTCTTCTATAATTACTTTTTGGCCCTTTTCCAGGCTTCCCAGGATGGATTCTCCGTCCGGCATTCCCGCTCCCCGCATGGAATCGGTACATAGTGCTGTTTTTTCGGGCCCTTTGAATTTATATACGAACTGAAGAAGAGGCTTTGGCAGGTGTACTCCATCGGCAATAATTTCCACCGTCATATCATCAATCAGGTACGCGGCTTCCAAAACGCCTGCGTAACGGAATGCATTCCTTCGGGTAACGGACGACATTGCCGAATATAGATGTGTTACGTGGGTGAACCCTGCATTGAAGGCATCAACCACCTCTTCATAAATGGCATCGCTATGAGCAATGGAGGTCAGGATATTCTTTGAAGTCAACACTTTCCCGAATTCAAATGCCCCCGGCAATTCCGGTGCCAGGCTCCAGCGTACAATATCGTCCGACCCCGATAAAATCTTATTATACTCTTCCGGTTCAGGGTTTCTAAGATATTTGGGATCTTGCGCTCCTCGCTGATTGTAAGCAAAATAGGGCCCCTCCAGATGTAGGCCAAGGAACTTGGCTCCTTTTGTGTTCTTTTTAACGGCTTCTTTATACACGTTAAACGTGTTAATGAGCTCGTCTATGGTACTTGTCAACGTTGTAGGCAATAATGCCGTTGTCCCATATTTTGCATGTGTTTCTGCCGCTCCCAGGTAAGCTTCTACCGTTCCATCCATAAAGTCGTGGCCACCTCCGCCATGGGTATGAATATCTATAAACCCTGGGGCAATATACTTGTTAGTTGCATCTATCACAATATTGCCATTGCCGGGAATGAACTCTTTACTGTCAAGGATATCGGTTATTATCCCATTCTCACACACCACGGTCATGTCCTCTTCTATCTTGTCCGGGAATATAATCTTTCCGTTTTTTAATATTAATCGATCCATAATATGGTTTTGTTTTGTGAATTTGAAAAACAAAGAGTAACGGGCGGAAAAACTAAGGTGTTGCATTCCAGCCCTATTCCTTGATTCATCTTATTAATTAGCTTTTTCAGATACAGCAACACTGCTCTCTGCTTTGTTTTGTTTCCACTCTTTGATGCTATACCCGTGAGCAGCATACCATACTATATATGCAAAACATGGGATTAGTACCCAATATGCCAATTTCATTGCATCAAAAGCCGATAATGATGAATTCATTTCAACAAATGAGTTGTAAACAATAGGCATTATTGCACTTCCACTTAGTGCCATAACAAGGAATGCAGATCCCAGATTTGTATATTTCCCCAGCCTGTTTATAGCCAAAGGCCATATACCTGCATACAACAAAGCATTAGGGAGCCCCATCATCACAAGGTACCAAAGTGAAATATCTGTAGTCATTCCAAGGAAATTTACTGTCCCAGATGTGGTAATGATCAATGCTGATAAAACCAGATTTATTGAAGCGCATATCAGCAGGGCATTCCGTTGTTTCAGATATTTAGGTATAAGAGCAATTCCTAAAAAATAGCCGATAAAAGTCAGGAACATTGTGTAAGATGGAATATTCCGGGCAAGGCCTGAAAGGCTTTCCCCCATGGTCCCGGCGTACTGGATACTGGTTCCCAGCGCAATCATCTGGGTACCA
Protein-coding sequences here:
- the nagA gene encoding N-acetylglucosamine-6-phosphate deacetylase codes for the protein MDRLILKNGKIIFPDKIEEDMTVVCENGIITDILDSKEFIPGNGNIVIDATNKYIAPGFIDIHTHGGGGHDFMDGTVEAYLGAAETHAKYGTTALLPTTLTSTIDELINTFNVYKEAVKKNTKGAKFLGLHLEGPYFAYNQRGAQDPKYLRNPEPEEYNKILSGSDDIVRWSLAPELPGAFEFGKVLTSKNILTSIAHSDAIYEEVVDAFNAGFTHVTHLYSAMSSVTRRNAFRYAGVLEAAYLIDDMTVEIIADGVHLPKPLLQFVYKFKGPEKTALCTDSMRGAGMPDGESILGSLEKGQKVIIEDGVAKLPDRTAFAGSVATTDRLVRTMTEVAEVPLVEAVKMMTLTPARIMRIDKHKGSILKGKDADIVVFDNNINVSHTILEGNVIYTNQH
- a CDS encoding glucosamine-6-phosphate deaminase → MSYTQINTDVITFTKEVLGVKIFHTREEMGKEAAINVSETIQKLLREKDEINMIFAAAPSQSDFMKELTADKRIRWEKINAFHMDEYIGLEKDAPQGFGNFLRKRIFEKVPFKSVHYINGLAEDPSAECERYAGLLEQNPVDIVCLGIGENGHIAFNDPPVANFNDPKSVKVVELDLACRQQQVNENLFASIGLVPTHAITVTIPALLRAKHMFCMVPAENKAEAVYNTLNGDISEACPATILRTKKGAILYLDKDSASLLENNNPGDK